From a region of the Zingiber officinale cultivar Zhangliang chromosome 10B, Zo_v1.1, whole genome shotgun sequence genome:
- the LOC122029481 gene encoding integrin-linked protein kinase 1-like, whose protein sequence is MESVSTRRFTLGRQSSLAPPDREESLRSEFIDDPQDPSVLDFDSHIGLMYLASEGDLAGIREFLDAGGDVNFGDIDGRTALHVAACQGFAEVVELLLQRGAKVDVQDRWGSTPLADAMHYKNQEVIQILEKHGARLPIVRVHTKIAQEVPEYEIDPSELDFTNSVFITKGTFLLATWRGIQVAVKMFGEEVMTNEDKVSAFIDELALLQKIRHPNVVQFLGAVTQSSPMMIVTEYLPKGDLRAYLNKKRPSQRMAIKFALDIARGMNYLHEHKPEAIIHRDLEPSNILRDDSGHLKVADFGISKMLKMTKTVREDKPLTSLDTACRYIAPEVLRNEEYDTKVDVFSFCLILQEMIEGSPPFSGKPDSEVLRAYARKERPRFSAHKKYPHGLKELIEQCWSEDPAKRPTFRSIIDLLLIIQNQIGQKQRWKVRPLKVFHNLEAMWKKDNSNRSSRSSRSTTNMG, encoded by the exons ATGGAGTCCGTGTCCACGCGGCGATTTACCCTCGGCAGGCAGTCCTCCCTCGCTCCTCCGGATCGCGAGGAGTCGCTGCGGTCGGAGTTCATCGACGATCCGCAGGATCCTTCCGTGTTGGATTTCGACTCCCACATCGGGCTCATGTACCTCGCCAGCGAGGGAGACCTCGCAGGGATCCGCGAGTTCCTCGACGCCGGCGGAGACGTCAACTTCGGCGACATCGACGGCCGCACCGCGCTGCACGTCGCCGCCTGCCAGGGGTTCGCCGAAGTCGTCGAGCTGCTCCTCCAGAGGGGCGCCAAAGTTGACGTTCAGGATCGGTGGGGCAGCACG CCCCTTGCAGATGCAATGCATTACAAAAACCAAGAAGTGATCCAGATTTTAGAGAAGCACGGTGCTAGGCTTCCG ATTGTCCGTGTGCACACTAAGATTGCTCAAGAAGTACCTGAATATGAGATTGACCCTAGTGAACTCGATTTCACCAACAGTGTTTTCATAACTAAG GGCACATTTCTGTTAGCAACATGGCGTGGAATTCAAGTTGCTGTTAAAATGTTTGGTGAAGAAGTCATGACCAATGAGGATAAAGT GAGTGCATTTATTGATGAGCTTGCCTTACTTCAAAAAATAAGACATCCAAATGTAGTGCAGTTCCTGGGAGCTGTTACTCAAAGTAGTCCAATGATGATTGTCACCGAGTATTTACCAAAG GGTGATCTTCGTGCTTATTTGAATAAGAAGCGCCCAAGTCAGAGGATGGCGATCAAGTTTGCACTTGATATTGCTAG AGGCATGAATTACTTGCATGAGCATAAACCAGAAGCCATCATTCACCGTGATCTTGAGCCATC AAATATCTTGCGGGATGATTCTGGACATCTAAAAGTAGCAGACTTTGGAATTAGCAAGATGTTAAAAATGACAAAAACTGTAAGGGAGGATAAGCCTTTAACTTCTCTAGACACCGCAT GCAGATACATCGCCCCAGAGGTCCTCCGCAATGAAGAGTATGATACCAAAGTGGatgtgttttctttttgtttaattCTGCAAGAG ATGATTGAAGGGTCCCCACCCTTCAGTGGCAAACCAGATAGCGAAGTGCTGAGAGCATATGCCCGTAAAGAGAGGCCACGATTTAGTGCGCATAAAAAGTACCCTCATGGACTGAAAGA GTTGATTGAGCAATGTTGGAGTGAAGACCCTGCTAAAAGACCTACATTCAGAAGTATAATTGACCTTTTGTTGATTATACAAAACCAAATTGGTCAAAAACAACGATGGAAG GTGAGACCCCTAAAAGTTTTCCATAATCTAGAAGCCATGTGGAAGAAAGATAACTCAAACCGTAGTAGCCGTTCATCTCGTTCAACTACAAATATGGGATAG
- the LOC122029452 gene encoding trifunctional UDP-glucose 4,6-dehydratase/UDP-4-keto-6-deoxy-D-glucose 3,5-epimerase/UDP-4-keto-L-rhamnose-reductase RHM1-like, producing MTSYKPKNILLTGAAGFIASHVANRLVRNYPEYKIVVLDKLDYCSNLKNLNPSRSSSNFKFVKGDIGSVDLVNYLLITESIDTIMHFAAQTHVDNSFGNSFEFTKNNIYGTHVLLEACKVTGQIRRFIHVSTDEVYGETDEDAVVGNHEASQLLPTNPYSATKAGAEMLVMAYGRSYGLPVITTRGNNVYGPNQFPEKLIPKFILLAMRGQPLPIHGDGCNVRSYLYCEDVAEAFEVVLHKGEVGHVYNIGTKKERRVIDVAKDICKLFSLDSDKVIKFVENRPFNDQRYFLDDQKLKNLGWSERTIWEDGLKKTMEWYMNNPDWWGDVSGALLPHPRMLMMPGMFDGSEETKSLIFQSMDSNKQNKMLVPTPRSSTSSPKKPQLKFLIYGKTGWIGGLLGKLCEKQAIQYEYGRGRLEDRSQLILDIQNVKPTHVFNAAGVTGRPNVDWCESHKQETIRTNVVGTLTLANVCREHDLLLMNYATGCIFEYDAEHPEGSGIGFREEDKPNFTGSFYSKTKAMVEELLKEYENVCTLRVRMPISSDLSNPRNFITKISRYNKVVNIPNSMTILDELLPISIEMAKRNCRGIWNFTNPGVVSHNEILEMYKSYIDPSFKWTNFTLEEQAKVIVAPRSNNELDATKLKNEFLELLSIKESLIKYVFEPNKVISK from the exons ATGACGTCATACAAACCCAAGAACATCCTGCTTACTGGGGCTGCAGGCTTCATTGCATCCCATGTGGCAAACCGCCTAGTCCGTAACTATCCAGAGTACAAGATTGTGGTTCTTGACAAGCTTGATTACTGCTCCAACTTGAAGAACCTGAACCCATCGCGTTCATCTTCTAACTTCAAGTTTGTGAAGGGTGACATTGGGAGTGTTGACCTTGTCAATTACCTCCTGATCACGGAGTCCATTGATACCATCATGCATTTTGCAGCCCAGACCCATGTTGACAATTCTTTTGGTAACTCCTTCGAGTTCACTAAGAACAACATCTATGGCACTCACGTCCTCCTCGAGGCCTGCAAGGTCACTGGCCAGATCAGGAGGTTTATCCATGTTAGCACCGATGAGGTCTATGGAGAGACCGATGAAGATGCTGTAGTTGGAAACCATGAGGCATCGCAATTGCTGCCAACAAACCCATACTCAGCCACAAAAGCTGGTGCCGAGATGCTTGTCATGGCTTATGGAAGATCATACGGTTTACCTGTGATTACTACCCGAGGAAACAATGTGTATGGGCCAAACCAATTTCCAGAGAAACTGATACCTAAGTTTATCCTTTTGGCCATGAGGGGGCAGCCACTCCCTATCCATGGAGATGGCTGTAATGTCAGAAGCTATCTATACTGTGAGGATGTTGCAGAAGCTTTTGAGGTTGTTCTGCACAAAGGGGAGGTTGGGCATGTTTATAACATTGGGACAAAAAAAGAACGGAGAGTGATTGATGTGGCAAAGGACATCTGCAAACTCTTCTCGTTAGACTCTGACAAGGTCATTAAGTTCGTGGAGAATAGACCTTTCAATGATCAGAGATACTTTTTGGACGATCAGAAGCTGAAGAACTTAGGATGGTCAGAGAGAACCATCTGGGAAGACGGACTCAAGAAGACTATGGAGTGGTACATGAACAATCCAGACTGGTGGGGAGATGTTTCAGGAGCATTATTGCCTCATCCACGAATGCTAATGATGCCTGGCATGTTTGATGGTTCTGAAGAAACCAAGTCCTTGATTTTTCAGTCCATGGACAGTAATAAGCAGAACAAAATGTTGGTTCCCACCCCAAGGAGCAGTACGTCCTCTCCTAAGAAACCACAATTGAAATTCTTGATATATGGTAAAACTGGATGGATTGGGGGTCTTCTGGGGAAGCTATGCGAGAAACAAGCCATTCAATATGAATATGGAAGGGGACGTTTGGAAGATCGTTCACAACTCATATTGGATATTCAGAATGTGAAGCCAACACATGTTTTTAATGCCGCTGGTGTGACTGGTAGGCCTAATGTTGACTGGTGCGAATCACATAAGCAGGAAACGATTCGCACAAATGTTGTGGGGACTTTGACACTTGCAAATGTCTGTAGGGAGCATGATTTACTATTAATGAACTATGCTACCGGTTGTATATTTGAGTACGATGCTGAACACCCTGAAGGTTCTGGCATTGGTTTTAGGGAGGAAGACAAACCGAATTTTACTGGTTCCTTCTATTCAAAGACTAAAGCAATG GTTGAAGAGCTTTTGAAAGAATATGAGAATGTATGCACCCTTCGAGTCAGAATGCCTATATCTTCTGACCTTAGCAACCCTCGCAATTTCATCACAAAGATCAGTCGTTATAACAAGGTTGTGAACATTCCAAATAGCATGACGATATTGGATGAACTTTTGCCCATTTCAATAGAGATGGCAAAAAGGAACTGCAGGGGCATATGGAACTTTACAAATCCTGGTGTGGTGAGCCACAATGAAATCCTAGAGATGTACAAGAGCTACATTGACCCTAGCTTCAAGTGGACCAACTTCACTTTGGAAGAACAGGCCAAAGTCATAGTTGCACCTCGAAGCAATAATGAACTGGATGCGACGAAATTGAAGAATGAGTTCCTTGAGTTGCTGTCCATCAAAGAATCTCTGATCAAGTATGTGTTTGAGCCAAATAAGGTCATTTCTAAGTGA